The Mycolicibacterium hassiacum DSM 44199 genome includes a window with the following:
- a CDS encoding MarR family winged helix-turn-helix transcriptional regulator: protein MCYAYLVPVHQTSRYDQLDELLTRLAVARQRPGWRRRVLDAGGPVANPSTLRVLRAVEQCQHSGGASIRDVAEFMAVEHSTASRSVAAVVAAGLLSKTSSADDQRRCTLVLTDAGRKALDLVTDRRRDLVADLIADWPSEDVDTLITLLDRLTERFEQAGTR, encoded by the coding sequence ATGTGCTATGCATATTTAGTGCCCGTTCACCAGACCTCCCGCTACGACCAGCTCGACGAACTGCTGACCCGCCTCGCGGTCGCGCGGCAGCGTCCGGGCTGGCGGCGGCGGGTCCTCGATGCGGGCGGCCCGGTGGCCAACCCCTCCACGCTGCGGGTGCTGCGCGCGGTGGAGCAGTGCCAGCACAGCGGGGGCGCGTCGATTCGCGACGTCGCCGAGTTCATGGCCGTCGAACACTCGACCGCCAGCCGTTCGGTGGCGGCCGTGGTCGCGGCCGGACTGCTGTCGAAGACGTCGTCCGCCGACGATCAGCGCCGCTGCACGCTGGTGCTCACCGACGCCGGCCGCAAGGCGCTGGACCTGGTGACCGACCGGCGGCGCGATCTGGTCGCCGACCTCATCGCGGACTGGCCGTCCGAGGACGTCGACACCCTGATCACGCTGCTGGACCGACTGACCGAGCGCTTCGAACAGGCGGGAACCCGATGA
- a CDS encoding WS/DGAT/MGAT family O-acyltransferase has product MQPIAPTDALFLVGESREHPMHVAGLQLFQPPPDAGPEFLRGLYDALLAQTDVQPTFRKRPAFAGAITNLVWAVDKEVELDYHLRRSALPAPGRVRDLLELASRLHGSLLDRHRPLWESHLIEGLDDGRFAVYTKFHHALIDGVSAMKLMQRALSEDPADTEVRAPWCLRPRRRSAQGADTGLPLLRTARRLAGAITGIAPTTLTLARSALLEQELMLPFRAPKTMLNVRIGGARRVAAQSWPLERIRNVKAAAGVTVNDVALAMCAGALRGYLTDLDALPDTPLVAMVPVNLRTENDTDGGNLVGAVLCNLATDLDDPAERLRAITESMRRTKRVYADLPRTHQLAVSALLVGGVALGLLPGFVRTAPPPFNIVISNVPGARAPLYFGGARLDGNYPLSIPLDGLALNITLANYAGNLDFGLVGCRRSVPRLQRLLDHLETALKDLEQAVGA; this is encoded by the coding sequence ATGCAGCCGATCGCCCCGACCGATGCCCTGTTCCTGGTGGGTGAGTCGCGTGAGCATCCGATGCATGTCGCCGGCCTTCAGCTGTTCCAGCCGCCGCCGGACGCCGGCCCGGAGTTCCTGCGCGGACTCTACGACGCGCTGCTGGCGCAGACCGATGTGCAGCCGACGTTCCGCAAACGCCCGGCCTTCGCCGGCGCGATCACCAACCTGGTGTGGGCCGTCGACAAGGAGGTCGAGCTCGATTACCACCTGCGCCGGTCGGCGCTGCCGGCCCCGGGCCGGGTCCGCGATCTGCTCGAGCTGGCGTCGCGGCTGCACGGATCGCTGCTCGACCGGCACCGCCCGCTGTGGGAGTCGCATCTGATCGAGGGGCTCGACGACGGCCGGTTCGCCGTCTACACGAAGTTCCACCACGCGCTCATCGACGGGGTCTCGGCGATGAAGCTCATGCAGCGGGCGTTGTCGGAGGACCCCGCCGACACCGAGGTGCGCGCCCCCTGGTGCCTGCGGCCGCGCCGCCGCAGCGCACAGGGCGCCGACACCGGGTTACCGCTGCTGCGCACCGCCCGCCGACTGGCCGGCGCGATCACCGGAATCGCGCCCACCACACTGACCCTGGCGCGTTCCGCGCTGCTCGAACAGGAGCTCATGCTGCCGTTCCGGGCGCCGAAGACCATGCTCAACGTCCGCATCGGCGGGGCGCGCCGGGTCGCGGCCCAGTCCTGGCCGCTGGAGCGCATCCGCAACGTCAAGGCCGCAGCCGGAGTGACGGTCAACGACGTCGCGCTGGCCATGTGCGCCGGGGCGCTGCGTGGCTATCTCACCGACCTCGACGCACTGCCGGACACCCCGCTGGTGGCGATGGTGCCGGTCAACCTGCGCACCGAGAACGACACCGACGGCGGCAATCTGGTCGGCGCGGTACTGTGCAATCTGGCCACCGACCTCGACGACCCGGCCGAGCGGCTGCGGGCGATCACCGAGTCGATGCGGCGCACCAAACGGGTCTACGCCGACCTGCCGCGCACCCACCAGCTGGCGGTGTCGGCGCTGCTGGTCGGCGGCGTCGCGCTGGGCCTGCTGCCCGGGTTCGTGCGGACCGCGCCGCCGCCGTTCAACATCGTGATCTCGAATGTGCCGGGGGCGCGGGCCCCGCTGTACTTCGGCGGGGCCCGGCTCGACGGCAACTATCCGCTGTCGATCCCGCTCGACGGCCTGGCGCTCAACATCACGCTGGCCAACTACGCCGGCAACCTCGACTTCGGGTTGGTCGGCTGCCGCCGCAGCGTGCCCCGGCTGCAGCGGCTGCTCGACCACCTCGAGACGGCGCTGAAGGACCTCGAACAGGCCGTCGGGGCGTGA
- a CDS encoding MFS transporter: MTATHPASAERGGTLPPRGALGLIFDPVFGALFWGKMFSVVAVWTHGLVAAIVMYQATRSALMVGLVGVVQFAPQLILSPVSGKWADTGEPMRQILLGRVLCVAGSGLIAVWMFVQPDSTGMAAGLPVLLGTLLVGFGFVVGGPAMQSVVPNLIRDGELSTAMALNSMPMTVGRIVGPALGAYLAAHLGAASAFALSAVLHAVFAFFLLAITFPRPPAHPPGTDYRVRVALRYVWRDRPLLLALLGVTAVGLASDSSITLTPSLADALGGGARMVGTLSAVFGVGSAVGMISLAMMRGRLASTKVSTIGLATLAAGCAVPAVATTPAVALAGFALAGLAFGWAMTGLSTLVQERAPEELRGRIMALWLVGFLGSRPLAAALLGGTADTLGVHAAFGLAAVSCLVAALWCRPAKLGGPLPSSV, from the coding sequence ATGACCGCGACGCATCCCGCATCCGCCGAACGCGGCGGCACGCTGCCGCCGCGTGGCGCGCTGGGCCTGATCTTCGACCCCGTCTTCGGGGCACTGTTCTGGGGCAAGATGTTCTCGGTCGTCGCGGTGTGGACCCACGGTCTGGTCGCCGCGATCGTCATGTACCAGGCCACCCGCTCGGCGCTGATGGTGGGTCTGGTGGGCGTGGTCCAGTTCGCCCCGCAACTGATCCTCAGCCCGGTCAGCGGCAAGTGGGCCGACACCGGCGAACCGATGCGCCAGATCCTGCTCGGCCGGGTGCTGTGCGTCGCCGGATCCGGGCTGATCGCGGTGTGGATGTTCGTCCAGCCCGACAGCACCGGCATGGCCGCGGGTCTTCCGGTGCTGCTCGGCACCCTGCTGGTCGGATTCGGTTTCGTGGTCGGCGGGCCCGCGATGCAGTCGGTGGTGCCGAACCTGATCCGCGACGGCGAACTGTCCACCGCGATGGCGCTGAACAGCATGCCGATGACGGTGGGGCGCATCGTCGGCCCGGCGCTCGGGGCGTATCTGGCCGCCCACCTCGGCGCGGCGTCGGCGTTCGCACTCAGCGCGGTGCTGCACGCGGTGTTCGCGTTCTTCCTGCTGGCCATCACCTTCCCACGGCCGCCGGCCCATCCGCCGGGCACCGACTACCGGGTCCGCGTCGCGCTGCGCTACGTCTGGCGGGACCGCCCGCTGCTGCTGGCGCTGCTCGGGGTGACCGCGGTCGGTCTGGCCTCGGACTCGTCCATCACGCTCACCCCGTCGCTGGCCGACGCGCTCGGTGGCGGCGCCCGGATGGTCGGCACCCTCTCGGCGGTGTTCGGGGTCGGCTCGGCGGTCGGCATGATCTCGCTGGCGATGATGCGCGGCCGGTTGGCCTCGACGAAGGTCTCGACCATCGGGTTGGCCACGTTGGCCGCCGGTTGCGCGGTACCCGCGGTGGCGACGACGCCGGCGGTGGCGCTGGCCGGGTTCGCCCTGGCCGGGTTGGCGTTCGGCTGGGCGATGACCGGGCTGTCGACCCTGGTGCAGGAACGCGCGCCGGAGGAACTGCGCGGCCGCATCATGGCGCTGTGGCTGGTGGGCTTCCTCGGCTCGCGACCACTGGCCGCCGCGCTGCTCGGCGGCACCGCCGACACCCTCGGCGTGCACGCCGCGTTCGGCCTCGCCGCGGTGTCGTGCCTGGTGGCCGCGCTGTGGTGCCGTCCGGCCAAGCTTGGCGGTCCGCTGCCGTCGAGCGTGTGA
- the arr gene encoding NAD(+)--rifampin ADP-ribosyltransferase, with protein sequence MHESGAYLHGTKADLKVGDYLVPGRPSNFEDGRIMNHVYVTQTLDAAVWAAELARDDGPGRIYIVEPQGPLEDDPNVTDKKLPGNPTRSYRTREPVRIVGELTDWVGHRPEQLQAMRDRLAELRRRGEAVIYD encoded by the coding sequence ATGCACGAGTCCGGTGCGTATCTGCACGGCACGAAGGCCGACCTGAAGGTCGGCGACTACCTGGTGCCCGGTCGGCCGTCCAACTTCGAAGACGGCCGCATCATGAACCACGTCTACGTGACGCAAACCCTCGATGCGGCCGTCTGGGCGGCCGAACTGGCCCGCGACGACGGTCCCGGCCGCATCTACATCGTCGAACCGCAGGGTCCGCTGGAGGATGACCCGAACGTCACCGATAAGAAGCTGCCCGGCAATCCGACGCGGTCGTACCGTACCCGTGAACCGGTACGCATCGTGGGTGAGCTCACCGACTGGGTCGGTCATCGGCCCGAACAGCTGCAGGCGATGCGCGACAGGCTGGCCGAACTGCGCCGCCGCGGCGAGGCTGTGATCTACGACTGA
- a CDS encoding S1C family serine protease, protein MSRPTSDDRETSRATEDATAATSRVIARPPVDPATARAFGRPAGVDSAFAGPDQRRDQGEYTPTEQSPIPVVAAVFGGPGDGDDDAEEVGGIEGLHEIAADRNADGGAGSEPADRDLPPAHPLPKAGLREMLFGKRLTWSAIAALVVLALGFGLLGGWVGRMTAEVIDAFMKPKVTVSSTTGGELPEGRFARVAAAVADSVVTVETMSESRGGQGSGVVVDGRGYIVTNHHVVAEAANDSERFRTTVIFNDGKEVPAVIVGTDPETDLAVLKVTDVDNLTVARLGDSDKLRVGDEVIAAGAPLGLRSTDTQGIISALDRAVRINKNSGGSRDVVIDAVQTDAPINQGNSGGPLVNMNAEVIGINTAGKSPSGSSSGLGFAIPINEVRRVVQSLIQTGEIRHPTVGVGAQTFNEETERGGAKITKVDPGGPADRAGIKEGDIVTKVGDRVIESVDDLVVAVRKLPIGKETPVEVLRDGQTLTVSVSPEQMDAKKKR, encoded by the coding sequence ATGAGCAGGCCGACGAGCGACGATCGCGAGACCAGCCGCGCAACCGAAGACGCCACCGCGGCGACATCGCGGGTGATCGCGCGCCCGCCGGTCGATCCGGCGACAGCGCGGGCCTTCGGCCGCCCGGCGGGTGTCGACAGCGCGTTCGCCGGCCCCGACCAGCGCCGCGACCAGGGCGAGTACACCCCCACCGAACAGTCCCCGATCCCGGTTGTCGCCGCGGTGTTCGGCGGCCCGGGCGACGGCGATGACGACGCCGAGGAGGTCGGCGGCATCGAGGGGTTGCACGAGATCGCGGCCGACAGGAACGCCGACGGCGGGGCCGGGAGCGAACCGGCGGACCGGGACCTACCCCCCGCTCATCCGCTGCCGAAGGCCGGCCTGCGCGAGATGCTCTTCGGCAAGCGGCTGACCTGGTCGGCGATCGCGGCGCTGGTGGTGCTCGCGCTCGGGTTCGGCCTGCTCGGCGGCTGGGTGGGCCGGATGACCGCGGAGGTGATCGACGCCTTCATGAAACCGAAGGTCACCGTGTCGTCCACCACCGGCGGCGAACTGCCCGAAGGGCGGTTCGCCAGGGTGGCCGCCGCGGTGGCCGACTCGGTGGTGACGGTCGAGACCATGAGCGAGTCCAGGGGCGGCCAGGGCTCGGGCGTGGTGGTCGACGGCCGCGGCTACATCGTCACCAACCACCACGTGGTCGCCGAGGCCGCGAACGACTCCGAGCGGTTCCGGACCACGGTGATCTTCAATGACGGCAAGGAGGTGCCGGCCGTCATCGTGGGCACCGACCCGGAGACCGACCTGGCGGTGCTCAAGGTCACCGACGTCGACAACCTCACCGTCGCGCGACTGGGCGACTCGGACAAACTGCGGGTGGGCGATGAGGTGATCGCCGCCGGCGCCCCGCTGGGCCTGCGCAGCACCGACACCCAGGGCATCATCAGCGCGCTCGACCGGGCGGTGCGCATCAACAAGAACAGCGGCGGTTCGAGGGACGTCGTCATCGACGCGGTGCAGACCGACGCCCCGATCAACCAGGGCAACTCCGGCGGCCCACTGGTGAACATGAACGCCGAGGTGATCGGGATCAACACGGCCGGCAAATCGCCGAGCGGCAGCTCCAGCGGGCTCGGGTTCGCCATCCCGATCAACGAGGTGCGCCGCGTGGTGCAGTCGCTGATCCAGACCGGCGAGATCCGTCACCCGACCGTGGGGGTGGGCGCCCAGACGTTCAACGAGGAGACCGAGCGGGGCGGCGCCAAGATCACCAAGGTCGACCCGGGCGGTCCGGCGGACCGCGCCGGGATCAAGGAGGGTGACATCGTCACCAAGGTCGGCGACCGGGTGATCGAGAGCGTCGACGATCTCGTCGTCGCGGTGCGCAAGCTGCCCATCGGCAAGGAGACCCCGGTCGAGGTGTTGCGTGACGGCCAGACACTCACCGTGTCCGTCAGCCCCGAGCAGATGGACGCGAAGAAGAAGCGTTAG
- a CDS encoding cytochrome c oxidase subunit 3 family protein: protein MTQSNSAVAEPRTGNAEHLPGDVHMWVMVLGDLIIFGGYFVVYMVYRTMNHEAFLAAQQHLDINIGVVNTVVLLTSSWFVARSVLSTRAGRYDQAVRLTYAGAACGLLFMALKGYEWASKISAGHTNSDLFYSFYYVFTGVHLLHVLIGLIVLGVVVRELRNRSRRRTWLVESGAIYWHMVDLLWVVIFGLLYVMR, encoded by the coding sequence ATGACGCAATCGAATTCGGCGGTAGCCGAACCGCGCACGGGCAACGCCGAACACCTGCCCGGCGATGTGCACATGTGGGTGATGGTGCTCGGCGACCTGATCATCTTCGGCGGCTATTTCGTCGTCTACATGGTCTACCGCACCATGAACCACGAGGCGTTCCTGGCCGCCCAGCAGCACCTCGACATCAACATCGGCGTGGTCAACACCGTGGTGCTGTTGACCAGCTCGTGGTTCGTGGCGCGCAGCGTGCTTTCGACCCGGGCCGGCCGGTACGACCAGGCGGTCCGGCTGACCTACGCCGGCGCGGCCTGCGGGCTGCTGTTCATGGCCCTCAAGGGCTACGAGTGGGCGAGCAAGATCAGCGCCGGTCACACCAACTCCGACCTGTTCTACTCGTTCTACTACGTGTTCACCGGAGTTCACCTGCTGCACGTGCTGATCGGGCTGATCGTGCTCGGCGTCGTCGTCCGCGAACTGCGTAACCGCAGCCGCCGCCGGACCTGGCTGGTGGAGTCCGGCGCGATCTACTGGCACATGGTCGATCTGCTCTGGGTTGTCATCTTCGGCCTGCTCTACGTGATGAGGTGA
- a CDS encoding cytochrome C oxidase subunit IV family protein, which yields MTWTWVALTAITVGSWWLAPAHFTQTVHASVPITALVLALTIVKVRLIFRNFMEVRSAPRWVRWGTDGWLAVMFATVFVIYLV from the coding sequence ATGACCTGGACCTGGGTGGCGCTCACCGCGATCACCGTCGGCTCGTGGTGGCTGGCGCCCGCCCACTTCACCCAGACCGTCCACGCCAGCGTGCCGATCACCGCGCTGGTGCTGGCGCTCACCATCGTCAAGGTGCGGCTGATCTTCCGGAACTTCATGGAGGTCCGCTCGGCCCCGCGGTGGGTGCGGTGGGGCACCGACGGCTGGCTGGCGGTGATGTTCGCCACGGTGTTCGTGATCTATCTGGTCTGA
- a CDS encoding acyl-CoA thioesterase domain-containing protein codes for MSAVSRTAGPLHHFGAGNMRKEGAALVLEQQIGPALVDHRGVIEMAAYASAAEGISSGVYWHSFTEPIGTVQAWLALTAGAPARLGDTLRLASDLAHRDDAQATATLSVSNGAGEVICTGIARDVRVGRTSEALAALDKDDLQSTFPAAPPPRLDVTAPAPIDPGWDGGRILLALSRGELPPGPLTELLAMTVRVTEAGPVCAMTPQEWMANPYGAIQGGIIASAVAHACALAGQGHTGPGDGYRLADFSVHFFRSPQIDVGPLTVSTGTERVGRRLATVSATLTDGAGTEYARAVADIAYTRA; via the coding sequence ATGTCGGCCGTGAGCAGGACGGCGGGGCCGCTGCACCACTTCGGTGCCGGCAACATGCGCAAGGAGGGCGCCGCGCTGGTGCTGGAACAGCAGATCGGCCCGGCGCTGGTCGACCATCGCGGCGTGATCGAGATGGCGGCGTACGCGTCGGCCGCCGAGGGGATCAGCAGTGGCGTGTACTGGCATTCGTTCACCGAGCCGATCGGGACGGTGCAGGCCTGGCTCGCGCTGACCGCGGGCGCGCCGGCGCGGCTGGGTGACACCCTGCGACTCGCGTCGGACCTGGCGCACCGCGACGACGCGCAGGCCACCGCGACCCTGTCGGTCAGCAACGGCGCCGGGGAGGTGATCTGTACCGGGATAGCCCGCGACGTGCGGGTGGGCCGGACCTCCGAGGCGTTGGCGGCGCTCGACAAGGACGACCTGCAGAGCACGTTTCCGGCCGCCCCGCCGCCGCGGCTGGACGTCACCGCCCCCGCGCCGATCGATCCGGGCTGGGACGGCGGCCGGATCCTGTTGGCGCTCAGCCGCGGTGAGTTACCCCCCGGGCCGTTGACCGAGTTGCTGGCGATGACCGTGCGGGTGACCGAGGCCGGGCCGGTGTGCGCGATGACCCCGCAGGAGTGGATGGCCAACCCGTACGGGGCGATCCAGGGCGGGATCATCGCGTCGGCCGTCGCGCACGCCTGCGCGCTGGCCGGGCAGGGCCACACCGGGCCGGGCGACGGCTACCGGCTGGCCGATTTCTCGGTGCACTTCTTCCGTTCGCCGCAGATCGACGTCGGACCGCTGACGGTCAGCACCGGCACCGAGCGCGTCGGGCGCCGGCTGGCGACGGTGTCGGCGACCCTGACCGACGGGGCGGGCACCGAATACGCGCGCGCCGTCGCCGACATCGCCTACACCCGCGCCTGA
- a CDS encoding class I SAM-dependent methyltransferase, which translates to MDHADHERVDASHLAGVSETALLTLYGRAYQARRPQPIIDDPVAIRLVDAIDFDFEKFGRRGQEMALRSLAFDRATIDYLRDHPSATVVALAEGLQTSFWRVSAALPDAGFRWISVDLPPVIELRDRLLPSSPRITALAQSALDYSWADAVDASGGVFITAEGLLMYLQPDEAMGLIAECARRFPGGRMLFDLPPVLVPKVARNGLRSSRHYRVPPMPFSLSAAQLARLPETVPGIRAVHDLPMPAGRGFFFGKVYPAVWRWPLLRNHRGAYTLVEFG; encoded by the coding sequence ATGGATCACGCCGACCACGAGCGGGTCGATGCCAGCCACCTCGCCGGTGTCTCGGAGACCGCGCTGCTGACGCTGTACGGCCGCGCCTATCAGGCCCGCCGCCCGCAGCCCATCATCGACGACCCGGTGGCGATCCGGCTCGTCGACGCCATCGACTTCGATTTCGAGAAGTTCGGCCGCCGGGGCCAGGAGATGGCGCTGCGTTCGCTGGCGTTCGACCGCGCCACCATCGACTATCTGCGCGACCATCCGTCGGCCACCGTCGTCGCGCTCGCCGAAGGCCTGCAGACCAGCTTCTGGCGGGTCTCCGCCGCGCTGCCGGACGCCGGCTTCCGCTGGATCAGCGTCGACCTGCCGCCGGTCATCGAGCTGCGCGACCGGCTGCTTCCGTCCTCGCCGCGGATCACCGCCCTGGCGCAGTCGGCGTTGGACTACTCCTGGGCCGACGCGGTGGACGCCAGCGGCGGGGTGTTCATCACCGCCGAGGGGCTGCTGATGTACCTGCAGCCCGACGAGGCGATGGGCCTGATCGCCGAGTGTGCCCGCCGGTTCCCCGGCGGGCGGATGCTCTTCGACCTGCCGCCGGTGCTGGTGCCGAAGGTGGCCCGCAACGGGCTGCGCTCGTCACGGCACTACCGGGTACCGCCGATGCCGTTCAGCCTGTCCGCCGCGCAGCTGGCCCGGCTGCCCGAGACGGTGCCGGGCATCCGCGCGGTGCACGATCTGCCGATGCCGGCCGGCCGCGGCTTCTTCTTCGGCAAGGTCTACCCCGCGGTGTGGCGGTGGCCGCTGCTGCGCAACCACCGGGGCGCCTACACGCTGGTCGAGTTCGGGTGA
- a CDS encoding VOC family protein → MSDKQVKMIILSTDNLDESIKFYTETLGFSLKFRDGAHFAALDGGGVTLALATAVDHPIHGQVVVGIKTEDVDGAAKAVEAAGGGIVKGPYDDAHERRAVVYDNKGNGLVFYKPIQR, encoded by the coding sequence GTGAGCGATAAGCAAGTCAAGATGATCATCTTGTCGACCGACAATCTCGACGAGTCGATCAAGTTCTACACCGAGACCCTGGGCTTCTCGCTGAAGTTCCGCGACGGTGCGCACTTCGCCGCGCTCGACGGCGGCGGCGTGACCCTGGCGCTGGCGACCGCGGTCGACCATCCGATCCACGGGCAGGTGGTCGTCGGCATCAAGACCGAGGACGTGGACGGCGCGGCCAAGGCCGTGGAGGCGGCCGGCGGCGGCATCGTCAAGGGCCCGTACGACGACGCCCACGAGCGGCGCGCGGTGGTCTACGACAACAAGGGCAACGGGCTGGTCTTCTACAAGCCGATTCAGCGCTGA
- a CDS encoding Rv1733c family protein — protein sequence MRSHGAEHQRKTAGHAGGAAGFTSFTFGLPRWPALAGLWARGPLVRTTDRIEALVLLLAIVMSAAFLPLAAVLGSTVYDTQRDRYAEQAAVRTAVPAVITEVPDVTKRPRSRLISAPARWSVNGVEHTGSVLASSATEPGDTVEIWVDPDGKPVSPPGTPGRAALEAIMVAALAWVGLSGATALLYLGVRAVCDRIRLAQWQTALEDLVGPR from the coding sequence GTGCGTTCCCACGGCGCCGAGCACCAGCGCAAGACCGCCGGTCACGCTGGTGGTGCGGCGGGGTTCACCAGCTTCACGTTCGGGCTGCCCCGGTGGCCCGCGCTGGCGGGACTGTGGGCCCGGGGTCCGCTGGTACGCACCACCGACCGGATCGAGGCGCTCGTCCTGCTGCTCGCCATCGTGATGTCGGCGGCCTTCCTCCCACTCGCCGCGGTCCTCGGGTCCACGGTGTACGACACCCAGCGCGATCGCTACGCCGAACAGGCCGCCGTCCGCACCGCCGTGCCCGCCGTCATCACCGAGGTTCCCGACGTCACGAAGCGACCGCGCTCCCGGCTGATCAGCGCGCCCGCGCGCTGGTCGGTCAACGGGGTCGAGCACACCGGCTCCGTGCTGGCGTCGTCGGCGACCGAACCCGGTGACACCGTCGAGATCTGGGTCGACCCCGACGGCAAGCCGGTTTCCCCGCCGGGAACCCCCGGTCGTGCCGCGCTCGAGGCGATCATGGTCGCCGCGCTCGCCTGGGTCGGACTGTCCGGCGCGACGGCCCTGCTCTACCTCGGGGTGCGCGCGGTGTGCGACCGGATTCGGTTGGCGCAGTGGCAAACCGCACTGGAAGACCTGGTCGGCCCGCGCTGA
- a CDS encoding nitroreductase family protein, translating to MSTARSIRRFTDEPVDAQTLNRCLQAATWAPNGANAQLWRFVVLDAPEQRAAVAEAARIALQTIESVYGMTRPDPADTSRPARNNRAIYELHERAGERTSVLFTAYKTEFASEYLQGGSIYPAMQNFFLAARALGLGACFTSWASYGGEQILRAAVGVPDSWFIAGHVVVGWPRGRHGPLRRRPVGDVVFYNRWDPDRADIVHGRGARPQRG from the coding sequence ATGTCCACCGCTCGGTCGATACGCCGGTTCACCGATGAACCCGTCGACGCCCAGACACTCAACCGCTGCCTGCAGGCTGCGACCTGGGCGCCCAATGGTGCCAATGCCCAACTCTGGCGGTTCGTGGTACTCGACGCGCCCGAACAACGCGCGGCGGTCGCCGAAGCCGCCCGAATCGCGTTGCAGACCATCGAATCCGTCTACGGGATGACCCGGCCCGATCCGGCGGACACCAGCCGGCCGGCCCGCAACAACCGGGCGATCTACGAACTGCACGAGCGTGCCGGCGAACGCACCTCGGTGTTGTTCACCGCCTACAAGACCGAGTTCGCGTCGGAATACCTGCAGGGCGGGTCGATCTATCCCGCGATGCAGAACTTCTTCCTGGCCGCTCGCGCCCTTGGTCTCGGCGCATGCTTCACCAGCTGGGCGTCCTACGGCGGGGAACAGATCCTGCGGGCGGCGGTGGGCGTCCCCGACAGCTGGTTCATCGCCGGACACGTCGTGGTGGGGTGGCCGCGTGGCCGCCACGGTCCGCTGCGGCGTCGGCCGGTCGGCGACGTGGTGTTCTACAACCGCTGGGATCCCGACCGGGCCGACATCGTCCACGGTCGCGGCGCACGACCCCAGCGGGGGTGA
- a CDS encoding threonine aldolase family protein, with protein MTLTRLHDPQSRSFASDNYAGAHPAVLAAIAAANDGHQPAYGEDVYTRRLQEVIRAHFGARAEVFPVFNGTGANVIALTAVLPRWGAVIAPDTAHIHTDEAGAPERVTGLKLLTVPSADGKLTPELVAREAWGWGDEHRPQPLAVSITQTTERGTLYTPDEIRAVADYAHAHGMAVHLDGARIWNAAAALGVPLREFTTDAGVDVLSLGGTKNGLLGAEAVVVLDPDRAAGLTYLRKLGMQLASKMRFLSAQLLALFDDDLGLRNAAHANAMTARLRAALAAGIADGRLPGLRFTQDSPANAIFAVLPEGMADRLRRRVHFYDWDAARREVRWMTAWDTTPEDVDRFVAIIFDEFGSSPPSVKPRL; from the coding sequence GTGACCTTGACGCGTCTGCATGATCCGCAGTCCCGCAGCTTCGCCAGTGACAACTACGCCGGCGCGCATCCGGCGGTGCTCGCCGCGATCGCCGCCGCCAACGACGGCCATCAACCCGCCTACGGCGAGGACGTCTACACCCGGCGGCTGCAGGAGGTGATCCGCGCGCACTTTGGTGCGCGCGCCGAGGTCTTTCCGGTGTTCAACGGCACCGGCGCGAACGTCATCGCGTTGACCGCGGTGCTGCCCCGCTGGGGCGCGGTGATCGCGCCGGACACCGCGCACATCCACACCGACGAGGCCGGAGCACCGGAACGGGTGACCGGCCTGAAACTGCTCACCGTGCCCAGCGCCGACGGCAAGCTCACCCCCGAACTCGTCGCGCGCGAGGCCTGGGGCTGGGGCGACGAGCACCGCCCGCAACCACTGGCGGTGAGCATCACCCAGACCACCGAGCGGGGCACGCTCTACACCCCCGACGAGATCCGCGCGGTCGCCGACTACGCCCACGCCCACGGCATGGCGGTGCACCTGGACGGCGCGCGGATCTGGAACGCCGCCGCCGCGCTCGGTGTGCCGCTGCGCGAGTTCACCACCGACGCCGGCGTCGACGTGCTCAGCCTCGGCGGCACCAAGAACGGTCTGCTCGGCGCCGAGGCCGTCGTCGTGCTCGACCCGGACCGCGCCGCCGGGCTCACCTACCTGCGCAAGCTCGGCATGCAGCTGGCCAGCAAGATGCGGTTCCTGTCGGCGCAGCTGCTGGCGCTGTTCGACGACGACCTGGGGCTGCGCAACGCCGCGCACGCCAACGCGATGACCGCGCGGCTGCGCGCGGCGCTGGCGGCCGGCATCGCCGACGGCCGACTGCCCGGCCTGCGCTTCACCCAGGACAGCCCGGCCAACGCGATCTTCGCGGTCCTGCCGGAGGGCATGGCCGACCGGTTGCGGCGGCGGGTGCACTTCTACGACTGGGACGCCGCGCGCCGCGAGGTCCGCTGGATGACGGCCTGGGACACCACCCCCGAGGACGTGGACAGGTTCGTCGCGATCATCTTCGACGAGTTCGGTTCGTCCCCGCCGAGCGTGAAGCCGCGGCTGTGA